One genomic region from Apodemus sylvaticus chromosome 1, mApoSyl1.1, whole genome shotgun sequence encodes:
- the Fancf gene encoding Fanconi anemia group F protein, translated as MEPLVQHTERFSELLAVSCGPLVRTWDAATVRRALQWARYLLHVYRRFAGRGRVREALERRLPAPGGPLGLRSFAALESGDARLALRLLRNRALAPSAVRALPSLLFPGPAADNEDDVPQARLVLLARRGSALHLLFRLGGDAPKGALLRTHADLLYARLRELGGADSTAARKLLDTLWTHGPREHVLSVTAEALLREADPEPAQATDPAGADEPQKLLHWLLESPEVLTAFCRHLPAKRLASVAGCHHTLSRAYLDLLTACARQLHYDLQKGAWVSNQLKDMPWEELCLRLQSLCHAQPFLQEEVLVTLRSCKALDGDFEVPGMSIWTDLLLALPGRA; from the coding sequence ATGGAGCCGCTTGTGCAGCATACAGAGCGCTTCTCAGAGCTGCTGGCCGTGTCGTGCGGGCCGCTGGTGCGCACGTGGGACGCCGCGACGGTGCGCAGGGCGCTGCAGTGGGCACGCTATTTGCTCCACGTGTACCGACGCTTCGCGGGCCGCGGCCGCGTACGGGAGGCGCTAGAGAGGCGGCTCCCCGCGCCGGGAGGGCCGCTCGGGCTGCGCAGCTTCGCGGCGCTGGAGTCTGGGGACGCGCGGCTTGCCCTACGCCTGCTGCGGAACCGCGCGCTCGCGCCCTCCGCTGTCCGTGCGCTGCCCAGCTTGCTGTTCCCAGGCCCTGCCGCAGACAACGAAGACGACGTGCCGCAGGCGCGCTTGGTCCTCCTGGCACGCCGTGGAAGCGCGCTGCACTTGCTGTTCCGCCTCGGCGGGGACGCGCCTAAGGGCGCGCTGCTGCGCACGCACGCGGATTTGCTGTACGCGCGCCTGCGGGAGCTGGGCGGTGCCGACTCCACGGCCGCGCGCAAACTCCTTGACACGCTCTGGACACACGGGCCGCGGGAGCACGTGCTCAGCGTGACGGCCGAAGCGCTTCTGCGCGAGGCAGACCCGGAGCCAGCTCAGGCCACAGACCCAGCGGGTGCAGATGAGCCACAGAAACTACTGCATTGGCTTCTAGAAAGTCCTGAGGTATTGACCGCTTTTTGCCGCCATCTGCCTGCTAAGCGCCTGGCCTCTGTGGCGGGCTGCCACCACACACTGTCTCGCGCCTACCTGGATCTGCTCACAGCGTGTGCCAGGCAGCTGCACTATGATCTGCAAAAGGGCGCCTGGGTTTCCAACCAGCTGAAGGACATGCCCTGGGAAGAGCTGTGCCTAAGACTGCAGAGCTTGTGCCATGCTCAGCCATTTCTGCAGGAAGAGGTGCTGGTGACCCTGCGCTCCTGCAAAGCCTTGGATGGAGATTTCGAGGTTCCTGGAATGAGTATCTGGACAGACCTCCTGCTGGCCCTGCCTGGTCGTGCTTGA